The Alnus glutinosa chromosome 1, dhAlnGlut1.1, whole genome shotgun sequence region GTTCATCACATGGGTTCTACCTCATGTGTCTACAAAAGTGCACAACTGCTGTGCAAAGTCTTTTCTCTATCCAAAATTGTTGAAGAACATGGTTAGTCTATATACAAAGGTTAACACTTAACAGTAACTATAAGAAATCAACACCAGCTGAATTCTGGccagaaaaagacaaaagaagaaaaaagaataccCACTTAAATGGTCCCCCACCCCAAGCACAAGATCTAATATTAATTTGAAGCATAGATACTAGGTGGATGCTGCCGTCCCTATGGGGATGATTTTGAcccaaaaacaaatattttactcTTCATATAGGAAGCAGAAACAGGAAGATTGAAGAACAAGGAGGCGTGGGAAACCATAACTTTGTTTAACGTTTGTAGTAGTTTCACGGTAAAACAAATAAAGCTCATACCATGAAAGAGAACAATGGAGTTCAGAAATCAATCTCTTTTGTACTCTGTCCATACACAAACATCCCCACTTGCAGCCAGATCTCAGACAACAGATCCAAGGGCTTCGTGTTTGAGAaatctacctctctctctctctctctctctctctctctgacatgGGCCTCTTGTACCTGGCTTGCAGACCTGCATGACATGACAATCTCATTTCCACCAATCCCCTTCTGCTTTACAGCCTAACACAAAACAGaacaaattcaagcaaaaaaacaaaataaataaatgtgagagagagacaggaGAACCTTACAGCTCAAAAAACTTCCCTGCCCCTTGTTCACAGCTCAACAAGTTGAAcgaaatattataaatataaacaaaaacaggcaaaaaaggggagaaaattTCAGATCTTTCTGCCAAAACAAATAACATTCATTTATAAGCAATAAAACCAACATGTAGCCATGGAAACAGAGCACCAGTTAAACTTGCTGTGGTGGTATTGTAGCCTCAGCTCAGCTATCATAGACCCCATCTGAGGAAGAGTCCCATCTCTCTATGCTTTAATAGGAACTCCCTCCCATCTTTCCAGATCAGATGACAAAAAAGAGGCAAAAAGGAAGATAGAGTGAATTCAGGGAAGAGACTTGAAATCGATAGGCTGATAACTACCTTTTCCTTTGATTCCCTTCAATAATTATGTCTTCCGGTGACTGTCCAATTAAAGTCACCTTTATCCTCCCCCGTCCACATTCacatagtaaaaataaaaatataaataaagtaaataaatttaCAGTTGGTAACAACAGCTCACATGggcattgattttctttcttttttcggtGTAGAGATACCAAATAGATGTGCTAGTCAGCTTAATGATCTCTCTGTatctcgaaaaaaaaaacctacatgAATTTGTGAAGAGTTTATCAATATCATCTCTTTTACTTGCAGAAGTTCTTTCTGTACATCAAATGCTCTTTCTTCTACATCATGTATGTACTGAATTTCTAAAGAGAATCATTCTGATGTCTTCTTTCTGGAAGCAATGCCCAACATAAACCAGCAGTAACTGATAGGGTAATAACTTCTGCTTGATGTCTTCTTCTACTAGTTCCAAAAATCACCCCTCTTCCCCTCAAAACCAGATAAAAAGAAGGATTTGGTTTGCAAGGACACATGCTGATCACTCATGGGATTCTCCAATGTCATTTTGATGAGGTGGTGAATACTGGACAGGGAAGTGGGGCACTTTGAGAGACAAATGATTTGTCTTCTGATCCCTACTTTATATTAGCAGACCATAGATCCTTACCAAATACCTGTTTCCCAGATAGATACTTGAGATCAGCCAGTTAGCATTTCTGAGCACTTGTCGGCTCCAAAAGCACCAGAAAGTGATCAAATGCCATTGTAAACAAGCCGAAGGGGTCTAAAATTCCCATTACTGGTATCAAAGCTCCACTCTTCAATTCTTTCTACAAAGATTCAGACttgggtctttttttttctttttctttttttttttttccctttttgttttaataaattcaGCTTCTTGTTAAAATATCGATCATTCTTGGGTTCTCCTGCCTCACACAAAGGCTCTGTGACATGTCAAAGTCGAATGGAGCTGTAGTTGGAGGTGCTGTAGGGGCAGTTGCATTCTTGTCCGTAGTCATTCTACTTGTGTGGTTCTGCAAGTCACAATGTAAAAAATTTGGAAACAGGAATTCAGAGACAGGTTCTTCAGATCCATCTTCACTAGGTAAGAGTACTTTGAATAGCTACTTCATTTCACATTGATTGTTGAGTTAGTTACATCCACTGATGCCCTCCACATAACAGTGGAGTTGGATAGGGGAGGCGGATCAAGTTCGGCGGCGGCACCATCTGGAGCACAGGGAGCCAAGCAGTTCACAATGATAGAATTAGAGCATGCTACCAAGCAATTCAGTGAGAGCACTCTCATTGGGTATGGAAGCTTCGGTCCGGTTTATAAAGGTTTTCTCCGTGATGGGACTGTTGTGGCTATCAAAAGGCGTCCAGGTCCTCCTCAACAAGATTTTGTTGCAGAGGTAGTACTAGGTTCCGACATATTTGATTGATGATGTCTGTGTTGTATTCTCGCATTATAAAGCATAACCTCTTCTTTGTCTCCCCTCACTCTCTACAGAACATGTTAAACCGATAATTCATCTTGACTGAATGCACAACCTCTGTTAGTACTTGTGGATATTTTGTGAACTTTCAAGACTTCTTTGTGTTTGCTTTAACAAAATGGAGACTTGGGGGGATTAAGTAACAGTTTATGTGGTAAACAGGTCAGTTTTTTGTCAGAGATTCGGCATCGAAATTTAGTTACTCTTCTTGGTTACTGCCAGGAAAGTGGATCTCAAATGCTAATTTTTGAATATTTACCCAATGGAAGCATGTGCAATCACCTCTACGGTATGACTTATTTAGTGGAATTGATTTTGAATGACCATGCATGGGATACATATATGTCACCTAAGATATTGATTTTTGGCAGATACTGGAATAGATTCCTCAACTAAAATAGAGTTCAAGCAAAGGCTATCCATTGCTATAGGGGCCGCTAAAGGTAGATTCAACAGAATTTAGGGAGGATGTTCTAGACCAAATAAGAATTGACAGAGAGTTGAATTGAGAATTGGTTGTTTTACTAGTGCAGGTTTATGCCACTTGCATGGCCTAAGACCTCCCTTGGTTCACAAGAACTTCAAAACAGCAAATGTCTTGGTTGATGAGAACTTCATTGCTAAGGTTTCAGATGCAGGGGTCTCAAAACTACTTGAGAAGATAGAAGAAGCAGGCCCATCTTGGACATCCGGTGTCAATGTTCTACGAGATCCGGAGTAAATTAATTTCCAATTgcattcattttcatttttggtgTTGAATAACATAGCTTTTTCCCCAATATACAATCATCATGTGTGCCAATGTTTAGGGTAGGAGGATCAGGGGCTGTCTCTGAAATGAGCGACGTGTACAGCTTTGGGGTATTTCTTTTGGAGCTTGTGACTGGAAAGGAGGCTTTGCATATTGACTCCTTGGGATCTAATGAAAGCCTTTACCTATGGGTGTGTAAAATGCTTTTcgtttttcattctttttcaaGATAAATTCTTACTTAGTAACACTAGCTGTAAACTTTCAGAAAATTTAGGATAAATCTTTCATCTTATGGCGATAAAGATCTAAATAGTAACATTGGCTGCAGTGTTTTGATCCATTCTGCTATCCTATCTCTCATTCTTAAGGTTGTTCAGAAAGGTTTAATCAAGTTATTTGGAATAGAAATTTGATAGAGTTGCTTGTCCAAGCAAGCTCAAGGCCATATTGTTCTCaccaaaaatttcagatttgagcTGGAATGAAATTCCTTTTTGGTTACATTTCCTTTCAAGCAACTTACTAAAAGACAGTCAATAATTGACTTCTAttgctttgtttctttgttaatCTGTGAAGGTGGAATCACGATTGATTTCAAATGATTTTGTGGACCACCGGCTAGTTGGAAGGTTTACTGCAGAGGGAATGAGGGATTTGATCAGACTGACACTACAATGCATGAGTTTTGCAGGAAAAAGGAGACCAAAGATGGGAATGGTTGTGCTAGAACTCGAAAGGATACAAGAGAAAGAGATGGCAATGACCACAGTCATGGGTGAGGGTACTGCTTCAATCACTTTAGGGAGCGACCTATTTACTTCAACTTGAAGAGAGGGAATGAGCTTTTTGGTGTTTGTTATGTTTGAGCCAAACCTAAGCTTAATAACACACTGCAAGCAAACAACTAGCTATTGATAAATTATTTTGCGAGAGACCAAGAGAGGTGAAACTGCTGTAATTGAAATTGATAATGTAAGTATGATTTTACAAAGTCAATGAATGCAAAATATTAGCCTTCCATTTAGAAGGTTAACTTTGATAATTTTAGAATTCTCAACTAATGAGTTAACATGCATTTCATTTCTGTGCAATTTCTCAAGAAAATCAAAGGAAGAaatgtaacatatatatatatatatatatatatatatatattaaagggaGATAATTTGCTCCCAAATATGTCACCATTTCACAAGAGCACCTTGACTGTTTAAAGCACATGGTTGATTATTGATATTAAGAATTATAAAAGAAGAGTCTTTCACCGTTTTATGACCCAAAAGAGAATCAAGCAGACCACCCAAGACTCCAAAGTTCCTTGACATCACATGTGTTGATGAGATCAAAGCTTGCATATTCTGCAGAAAACTGTTATATTCAGAAActcaagaaatgaagaaaaatccATAATTGCTTAATATTTGTATTAAAGGAATTCATAGCATCAAGACTCTAAATTAACATTCTTTGTCAACTAATAATTGCTTCATCAGTGGTGACCTTTGCCTTGAGAATTTCTTGAAAGGATATTTGCATTCTGTGGTTCCTAGAGGTCCTGGCAGCTATACATCTAGCTCTAGGACAGTTCAGCTTTCTTGCTCCAGATGCCAGTGGAAAAAAGCAACAGACAAATAGCAGATAAGACATGTGGGCTACAACCAACACAACACTGTACAGTAAATTAAGAAAGACCTTAATCAACATTCGAACTAGGTTTATGAATCCCATCTTGATTATATATCCAAAACAAGcacagaaaaaccaaaaaacaaacaaaaaagatggTTAACCAGCTTTActatttgaaataataaaacTGTAGTTTTATATCTAAAACTACCATTTGTATATATGCCCTTTTGCAGTTGATCACAAATTGCGTGAGTGCCCACCTTCATGAGAAAGTTGCTTTAATTTTGTACAATGGTAAAATTACACCATACCTCAGGGCATCCCCCAGCTCAAGTTCATAATGCAGAAACATCAGAATGACCACAGAAAAGGGTGGTAGTTTCCTTCATGCTTTCAGCTAAGCCAGA contains the following coding sequences:
- the LOC133880141 gene encoding proline-rich receptor-like protein kinase PERK3; this encodes MSKSNGAVVGGAVGAVAFLSVVILLVWFCKSQCKKFGNRNSETGSSDPSSLVELDRGGGSSSAAAPSGAQGAKQFTMIELEHATKQFSESTLIGYGSFGPVYKGFLRDGTVVAIKRRPGPPQQDFVAEVSFLSEIRHRNLVTLLGYCQESGSQMLIFEYLPNGSMCNHLYDTGIDSSTKIEFKQRLSIAIGAAKGLCHLHGLRPPLVHKNFKTANVLVDENFIAKVSDAGVSKLLEKIEEAGPSWTSGVNVLRDPEVGGSGAVSEMSDVYSFGVFLLELVTGKEALHIDSLGSNESLYLWVESRLISNDFVDHRLVGRFTAEGMRDLIRLTLQCMSFAGKRRPKMGMVVLELERIQEKEMAMTTVMGEGTASITLGSDLFTST